In Oncorhynchus clarkii lewisi isolate Uvic-CL-2024 chromosome 2, UVic_Ocla_1.0, whole genome shotgun sequence, one DNA window encodes the following:
- the LOC139423521 gene encoding rRNA 2'-O-methyltransferase fibrillarin-like isoform X1 produces the protein MPPGFSPRGGDRGGRGGFRGRGSFGDRGGGRGGFGDRGGRGGFRGRGGGGGFRSPSGEGGFRGRGGGRGTPRGRGGRGGFGAGRKVTVEPHRHEGVFICRGKEDALVTKNMVIGESVYGEKRMNVEEGETKIEYRAWNPFRSKLAAAILGGVDQIHIKPGSKVMYLGAASGTTVSHVSDIVGPEGLVYAVEFSHRSGRDLLNVAKKRTNIIPIIEDARHPHKYRMLVGMVDVIFADVAQPDQTRIVALNAHNFLKNGGHFVISIKANCIDSTAAPEAVFAAEVKKMGSENMKPQEQLTLEPYERDHAIVVGIYRPAPKNKK, from the exons ATGCCACCAG GATTCAGCCCCCGGGGTGGTGATCGAGGAGGCAGAGGAGGCTTCCGAGGAAGAGGGAGCTTTGGAGACAGAGGTGGTGGACGGGGAGGTTTTGGAGATAGAGGTGGACGGGGAGGATTCAGAGGAAGAGGTGGTG GAGGTGGATTTAGGTCTCCAAGTGGTGAGGGTGGCTTCAGAGGCCGTGGAGGTGGTCGTGGCACCCCCAGGGGTAGAGGTGGACGCGGGGGCTTCGGCGCAGGCAGGAAAGTCACAGTGGAGCCTCATAGACATGAAG GTGTGTTCATCTGCCGTGGTAAGGAGGATGCCCTGGTGACAAAGAACATGGTAATTGGAGAGTCTGTGTATGGAGAAAAAAGGATGAATGTCGAGGAAGGAGAAACGAAGATTGAGTACAGAGCGTGGAACCCTTTCCGGTCAAAGCTGGCAGCAGCCATCTTGGGAGGAGTTGATCAGATCCACATCAAACCTGGCTCGAAGGTCATGTACCTGGGAGCTGCATCAGGGACAACAGTGTCCCACGTGTCAGACATCGTTGGACCT GAGGGTCTTGTGTATGCTGTAGAGTTCTCTCACAGGTCAGGGCGTGATCTGCTCAACGTTGCCAAAAAGAGAACCAATATCATTCCCATCATTGAGGACGCCCGGCATCCACACAAATACCGCATGCTTGTTG GCATGGTAGATGTCATCTTCGCTGATGTGGCCCAGCCTGATCAGACCAGAATTGTTGCACTCAACGCCCACAACTTCCTCAAGAACGGAGGGCACTTTGTCATCTCAATCAAG GCAAACTGCATTGACTCAACGGCAGCACCAGAGGCTGTGTTTGCTGCGGAGGTGAAGAAGATGGGCTCAGAAAACATGAAGCCCCAGGAGCAGCTGACACTGGAGCCTTATGAGAGAGATCACGCCATCGTAGTAGGAATCTACAG ACCTGCCCCCAAGAATAAGAAGTGA
- the LOC139423521 gene encoding rRNA 2'-O-methyltransferase fibrillarin-like isoform X2, whose amino-acid sequence MPPGFSPRGGDRGGRGGFRGRGSFGDRGGGRGGFGDRGGRGGFRGRGGGGFRSPSGEGGFRGRGGGRGTPRGRGGRGGFGAGRKVTVEPHRHEGVFICRGKEDALVTKNMVIGESVYGEKRMNVEEGETKIEYRAWNPFRSKLAAAILGGVDQIHIKPGSKVMYLGAASGTTVSHVSDIVGPEGLVYAVEFSHRSGRDLLNVAKKRTNIIPIIEDARHPHKYRMLVGMVDVIFADVAQPDQTRIVALNAHNFLKNGGHFVISIKANCIDSTAAPEAVFAAEVKKMGSENMKPQEQLTLEPYERDHAIVVGIYRPAPKNKK is encoded by the exons ATGCCACCAG GATTCAGCCCCCGGGGTGGTGATCGAGGAGGCAGAGGAGGCTTCCGAGGAAGAGGGAGCTTTGGAGACAGAGGTGGTGGACGGGGAGGTTTTGGAGATAGAGGTGGACGGGGAGGATTCAGAGGAAGAGGTG GAGGTGGATTTAGGTCTCCAAGTGGTGAGGGTGGCTTCAGAGGCCGTGGAGGTGGTCGTGGCACCCCCAGGGGTAGAGGTGGACGCGGGGGCTTCGGCGCAGGCAGGAAAGTCACAGTGGAGCCTCATAGACATGAAG GTGTGTTCATCTGCCGTGGTAAGGAGGATGCCCTGGTGACAAAGAACATGGTAATTGGAGAGTCTGTGTATGGAGAAAAAAGGATGAATGTCGAGGAAGGAGAAACGAAGATTGAGTACAGAGCGTGGAACCCTTTCCGGTCAAAGCTGGCAGCAGCCATCTTGGGAGGAGTTGATCAGATCCACATCAAACCTGGCTCGAAGGTCATGTACCTGGGAGCTGCATCAGGGACAACAGTGTCCCACGTGTCAGACATCGTTGGACCT GAGGGTCTTGTGTATGCTGTAGAGTTCTCTCACAGGTCAGGGCGTGATCTGCTCAACGTTGCCAAAAAGAGAACCAATATCATTCCCATCATTGAGGACGCCCGGCATCCACACAAATACCGCATGCTTGTTG GCATGGTAGATGTCATCTTCGCTGATGTGGCCCAGCCTGATCAGACCAGAATTGTTGCACTCAACGCCCACAACTTCCTCAAGAACGGAGGGCACTTTGTCATCTCAATCAAG GCAAACTGCATTGACTCAACGGCAGCACCAGAGGCTGTGTTTGCTGCGGAGGTGAAGAAGATGGGCTCAGAAAACATGAAGCCCCAGGAGCAGCTGACACTGGAGCCTTATGAGAGAGATCACGCCATCGTAGTAGGAATCTACAG ACCTGCCCCCAAGAATAAGAAGTGA